One Choristoneura fumiferana unplaced genomic scaffold, NRCan_CFum_1 Sck3bRy_145;HRSCAF=333_pilon, whole genome shotgun sequence genomic region harbors:
- the LOC141445022 gene encoding SCAN domain-containing protein 3-like has product MQQGSVEYYWRSKYDVMETEDKDFLIVKKKSINDPSVRIVATEEYFDILTEIHKTTGHGGRDKIMYSIKDKLYIPKKAIEMFIKFCAVCEMKRSLPRKGIVTKPIISKDFNSRGQVDLIDFQSAADGKYKWLMNYQDHATKFLHLRPLASKKAAEVAFELLKIFLEFGAPLILQSDNGKEFTAHVIEEIVQLWPECQIIHGGPRRPQTQGSVERSNQDVENMLRCWMRDNNSVNWSVGCYFVQYCKNSSFHRIIGRSPYRALFGSDPKTILKGTNIPNSVISAIQTEMDNYNTTSANTNIHKDQVGGSHLNISASIDRVKTPVVEFLEAEIEIHHSLQSNKSTICIPSENENVLSEIESAEDIHVQIDMMPMNTDTHISNGRNASPRSDIISLPHIYLGKQNTDGISTSSSNVEVCLVCGNETTGAHSCRSCCKPMHVICGFSDGKEGYGSQILCFLCKNEQDIAKERELTHKGTKRAAEKMIDQTVKKLPLLEIGNSVFLNVPKLDRGPLDIKNIAGKIVDIRNGVFKVGTTSGTIKNWFPRQDLQISANDYKGVISESLISLRHAVTCQSMFGGQGFQKCSCQPAKNQCRTKRCACYKNKVLCTSKCHQSLSCINK; this is encoded by the coding sequence ATGCAACAAGGATCAGTGGAATATTATTGGAGGTCAAAATACGACGTAATGGAAACTGAAGACAAAGATTTTCTGATAGTCAAGAAGAAGTCTATTAATGATCCCTCAGTGCGTATAGTTGCAACAGAagaatattttgatattttaacagAAATTCATAAAACTACTGGACATGGTGGCAGAGACAAAATTATGTATAGCATAAAGGACAAACTCTACATTCCAAAAAAAGCAAtagaaatgtttattaaattttgtgcAGTGTGTGAAATGAAACGGTCCTTGCCAAGAAAAGGTATTGTGACCAAACCTATTATATCAAAAGATTTTAACTCACGAGGCCAAGtagatttgattgattttcaaTCAGCTGCAGACGGAAAATACAAATGGTTAATGAATTACCAAGACCATGCTACCAAGTTTTTACATCTCAGACCCTTGGCATCTAAGAAGGCCGCAGAGGTGGCATTTGAATTACTGAAAATCTTTTTGGAATTTGGTGCGCCTTTAATTTTGCAATCCGATAATGGGAAGGAGTTTACAGCTCATGTGATTGAAGAAATTGTACAGTTGTGGCCAGAATGTCAGATTATTCATGGAGGCCCTCGACGTCCTCAAACACAAGGCAGTGTCGAACGTAGCAATCAGGACGTTGAGAATATGTTGCGTTGTTGGATGAGAGATAATAACTCTGTTAATTGGTCTGTGGGCTGTTACTTCGTACAATATTGTAAAAATTCATCATTCCATCGAATAATTGGTAGATCACCCTATCGTGCTTTATTCGGCTCTGATCCAAAAACAATACTCAAAGGTACTAATATACCTAACAGTGTCATTTCAGCCATTCAAACTGAGATGGATAATTATAATACAACCTCGGCGAATACAAACATTCATAAAGATCAGGTTGGAGGAAGTCATCTGAATATCTCAGCTAGCATAGACAGAGTAAAAACTCCTGTCGTTGAATTTTTAGAAGCAGAAATTGAAATCCACCATTCCCTCCAAAGTAACAAATCAACCATTTGCATTCCATCTGAAAATGAGAATGTTCTATCTGAAATAGAAAGTGCTGAGGATATCCATGTTCAAATTGATATGATGCCTATGAACACTGATACTCACATTTCGAATGGTCGAAATGCTTCACCGAGGTCTGATATAATATCATTACCGCATATTTATCTTGGCAAGCAAAATACCGATGGAATTTCTACATCTTCGTCTAACGTGGAAGTATGTCTAGTTTGTGGAAACGAGACAACGGGAGCTCACAGTTGTAGATCTTGCTGTAAACCCATGCATGTTATATGTGGTTTTTCTGATGGTAAAGAAGGTTATGGTTCTCAAATCTTGTGTTTCTTATGCAAAAACGAACAAGATATTGCAAAGGAAAGAGAACTAACTCACAAAGGTACCAAGAGAGCTGCAGAAAAAATGATTGATCAAACCGTCAAAAAACTTCCGTTATTAGAAATTGGTAACAGCGTGTTCTTGAACGTTCCAAAACTTGACCGTGGACCACTTGACATCAAGAATATTGCAGGAAAAATTGTTGACATCAGAAATGGTGTGTTCAAAGTTGGAACTACTTCTGGAACCATCAAAAATTGGTTCCCTAGACAGGATTTACAAATTTCAGCAAACGATTACAAAGGAGTGATTTCTGAGTCACTCATATCATTGCGCCACGCAGTTACTTGTCAGTCCATGTTTGGTGGTCAAGGGTTTCAAAAATGCTCGTGTCAACCTGCCAAGAATCAATGCCGTACCAAAAGATGTGCATGTTATAAGAACAAAGTTCTCTGCACTTCAAAGTGTCACCAAAGTTTATCTTGTATCAACAAGTAg